A region of the Haematobia irritans isolate KBUSLIRL chromosome 5, ASM5000362v1, whole genome shotgun sequence genome:
TTCGTTGAAAAGTTCTGATACATTATGTTGCATAAAATACATTATGTTTGCATAAATAGTGTCCCAAACAAGGTTGTTAATCATTTCATTCAACAGGTTGTGATTAATTTTACCATAGTATCTCATCTgatatttaaaagatttttggcTATAGTTAGCGTCGTAAATCACAATTAGCAGATCatgtttagaaaatgttgggGCAGACAGTTGGTCGTAAAGAAGAATTTTATTAAGGCAGTTAACaaaaatagcatcaattaatgtGTTTCCAGTATGCGTGTAATGTGTTGGCTTTGTCGTATTAATTGGATATAAACCAAAGGTACTCATAGATGCTGGTAACCTCTTATCTACGAGGAGATTGCAGTTGAAGTCACCACATATTATGACATCATTATAGTATACCGTTAAGAGTTCAAGGGTAtccaaaatatttgatatagGAATGTAGCGATTTAGCCTATAAACAGTACCAATAAGAATTTTGTGGCCATTTGcagaaaaaaacttccaaaaataaaaattcagtagCACTAGTGCTATCTGATTTAAGTTTAAAATTGCATTTTATTCCATTTCGCAAATACATGCATACTccgccttgtcattgagcttaacatggaatcgggcagcactcagtgataagagagaagttcaccaatgtggtatcacaatggactgaatagtctaagtgagcctgatacatcgggctgccacctaacctactccGCCAGCATTAGTATCCTTGTCTGCCCGAAATCATTTGTATCTTTGCAGTTCATAAATGTCACCTGAGATGTTTGTATGACACCATGTCTCGGATACGCATATTATGTCTATATTTGACGTCtggaaaatttcttgaaattcgTCCATTTTGTTATTGAGGCTTTGGACATTAATATGTACAACAGACAATCCAGATTTTTGTTTGGCAAGTATTCGAACCATGGTATAGAGTTCGTCGTTGGAACGATATTCATTATTATTCACCATCGTTGGTAAAAGACAAGCAACgcataatatttgttataataTGATACATTATTGTGATCGTTTCAATTTCGAGTATTGTTATGAATGACTTAAATAGTAGATAAgttagaaaaaatttagttttaaggtgagtattaagttcgagtttagccgctaaaatcgctaaagtgaaaactaaatcagtaagaaaaaggcataaaattatacatatttgttgcaaattttattataacttgataggGAAAAgctcaaagcaaattttctcaaagtatgTATTCCCTAAAGAGGTTtataaaagaaaagtaatcgtgaaaaaatcacgtttttagcggctaaactcgatcttaatacccaccttaaaggtgggtattaactaagacttttcttcaataatacattttaaggaacacaaactttgtgaaaatttgctttgggcttttccccatcaagttataataaaatttgcaacaaatactgatttagttttcactttagcgattttagcggctaaactcgaacttaatacccacctttaaagaaAAAACTGATGTAGATGTTCGATGGATTCTATACGAACACCTCTATCCTGTCCATTTTGTTTCACATAGACGATCCCGCGTAATGTGAATACAgctgccaattttttttgttttttatatctaatcgcagatttaaatatttgaaaattctcTTTAGTTAAGTCctcattaacaaaaaatatgttattgCCATCAAGTCCGCACATATCCAAAGAAAGTTGTGTTTTTGTGGTTGTAAATTTTGtgtgttgtaaatttttgtgGATTGGTGAGCATACTTTTACTAAAATTAGTCCATCATTAACCCTGCATTTAAAGTTTCGTATGCGGTGGGTACTGTTAATATTGGGAACTGGAATTTTCAAAGAATCGCATAAGTTTTTAAATATACAGTACAGATTTTCACCCTCATATGATGGAATGCCGCATATTCTTAAATTTGTTGAAACGTTTACGTTTTCTTGACGacttatttttgatttcaattcaTCTATCTCAGACTTTAGAtcatttattgatttatttgatttttcaatCTCATTTACTCTCATTGTTAAGTCATTTACGTTTTTGGATAGATCAAGAAGTTTATTCTCTATAACACACGTTTGCGACAACTTCCTCAATTTTGGCAGCGATAATTTCATTTTGCCGGGCGaattttggttcaattaattgaattagCTTTGGTGATTTGTTTTTTGAAGAAATGGGAGTATTTTCAATATTCGGTTTGTTAACTTTCGGTGtggaaattaaagttttccgtTGATTTGAAATCATGCAGCTCatcttttgcaaaaataaattacaattttcatatttcaagACATTGTATTGAACCGccaataatgcgctttacagactatcagttattccggacgacagtgctcgtgtccaacatatcccatatattgtacacattataagttaagcccgaaggcataatcgatactgatgcatgtttatgggatcgataacacatttaccgattatttagtcatcgccgacaagtcgtatcggtccgacacactgtaagatcctttacaaacaccgacattccgtccggaataactgatactctgtaaagcgcattattggCGGTTCAATACAATGTCTTGAAATATGTGTCACCCTGTTATTATAGATATTAGGATGTTCACAAAGGGAGGGTGTGGGGGTGTTGAATGagagaaacccaattttagaGATTATGTTACATCTTCGTTCGCCTTGAACGAAGACTAGAATTCGGATAGCAGAAATAGGCTGTTAATTACTAACCGACGTATAAGAATGTCAAATATTGCTAATATGTTCTTTAAATGTAATCCTGGCAACtctaatttgaaaacaaaacaaactaatGATTCACAATATACAACAAACTATTCACAATAAACCCTGTAGCTATTATCACGTGAACGAACGgcgtcaatttttgtttgaccgTTTCATTTTTATCATTCAAAATTCAttcttttcatttttcatttttatttcatttataaatattCATAATGCGTTGGTGGCATATTCTGTGTTTATTCGTCGTTGTTCAATTGGCATTAGCCGCCGACGAGGATATTTTGTCagataaatttattgaaatcgtaCGTTCGAAAGCGAAAACATGGACAGTGGGTAGAAATTTCCATGAATCTGTTCCATTGGCACATATTCATCGATTGATGGGTGTTCATCCTGATGCCCATAAGTTTGCGCTGCCCGACAAAAAACTGGTCCTGGGTTTAGATGCAGTGGAAGGAGCAGGAGAAGACCTACCAGAAGAATTTGACTCTCGCACCAATTGGCCTAATTGTCCTACTATTAAGGAAATTAGAGATCAAGGATCATGTGGATCATGTTGGGCATTTGGAGCAGTAGAAGCAATGTCTGATCGCGTATGTGATTAatattacatatattataaatCATTATCAGCAATAAAATACTGTACTTCTTTAtcgattgttgtttttgttgttatgaTTATATTTGTGTTATCAGTTTGCATTGTTTATTATTATAGGTTTGCATTCATTCGAACGGCAAAGTAAACTTCCATTTTTCGGCTGATGACTTGGTTTCATGTTGTCACACTTGTGGATTTGGATGTAATGGCGGTTTTCCCGGTGCGACATGGAGTTATTGGACACGTAAAGGAATTGTAAGCGGAGGAGCTTTTGGTTCAAATCAAGGTTGTCGCCCATACGAAATTGCCCCATGTGAACATCACGTAAATGGAACGAGACCACCATGCGACGGTGAACATGGCAAAACCCCCCATTGCCAACATCAATGTCAATCGTCATATAAGGTAAATTATGAGAAGGATAAACATTTTGGAGCTAAGGCATACTCTGTTGGACGCAATGTACAAGACATTCAAagagaaattatgacaaatggcCCAGTTGAGGGTGCATTCACGGTCTACGAAGATTTGATTCTATACAAGGATGGAGTCTATCAACATGTCCATGGTAAGGAATTAGGTGGTCACGCTATACGCATTTTGGGTTGGGGTGTTCAAAAGCCACAAGGAGGAACACCCTACTGGTTGATAGCAAATTCATGGAATACAGATTGGGGAAATAATGGCTTCTTCAAAATATTGCGTGGTGAAGATCATTGCGGAATAGAAAGTTCAATTTCTGCTGGCttaccaaaaatttaaacaaaatcttcATGATTTAAAATGGGATGGGGAAATTATGAGAAACGTAACACTATCTTGAAACCATTGTAAGTAAAAgaatttgcaagtttttcgggacatcctatttttaattgttataattCTAGTTTCTAATTGATATCATTCCAAAATATTTAGATAAAAGATTCTCAATCGAATTGGCTTACTATGGACTTAAGCTATCGAAAATTGAAAGTAAAAATTATctgtattaaataaataaaatgaattttaatattACTTGTTTAGCCTTTCATCTCTTTACTACGTAAATTTCTTATCAATATTCCGATTCATATCAAAAATCAGTCTCGCCCAaacaaaagaaatcaaattgcgATAAATAAAAAGGGGTAAGATGTTTTTGCATTATACGTTAAACTTTTCCAGAACTGTAGCTGCTTAAGTCGTTTGttatttttccacaaattttaaTCAGTTACCTACAATTCAACAAACAGACCCAGTCGAGATATCAATTTAAATTTGGCCGATATTGCGCATACAGCATGTAGTAAATGAAAATATGTATGAAATGAATATTGTAAGAATGAGATTAACAATATTTAATTCTCATAATAATGGTgagaattttaatattaattaatctcGTCCTAAATGTTATAAAAcgataaaaaatgtattgcttGGAACAtccaaaatgttaataaaaaaagcataaaatataaattttctaataaaaatatcgCCTATATGCACTACCGGGATTAGTACAAAAGCGTCAGAATCCAACTGTCCTCTCACTACAGAGATAGATTGCGAACATTTTATAATTCAAAGAGGATTGTTAGAGCATTAATATCGACGTTGGCgagtctaaaattaaattaatcgtCTTCGGCCTGTAAAAACACCGCTTAGTTCACATGGCCAACATGAAAAGATGGATTGAGTCGATTATGAGAAGtatgagagccaccgtggtgctatggttagcatgcccatcttgcacacacagggtcgtggcttcaaccccagtttcgaccaaacaccaataaGTTTTTGCAGcgttggtttcactgcaatgtggaatgccgtttggactcggctataaaaaggaggttccttgtcattgagcttaacataaaatcgggcagcactcggtgaACTTCTtcaacactgtggtatcacaatggactgaatagtctaatggtgatttcgattggggaaaaaggtgcaacattcccgaaattgattgcataatatgaaggacactgtcatatatTGTGGATCCTGTTTCCCTGAcaaaattatgaattaacaataactttggaatgacactaccaTTTGGGAGAAAATAcattgagggaaaaagtagtgtaacaccaaggcaacatattatttgcgaaacgaaaacaccctaagtgaacctgaaatatcgggctgccactatacataTTCTAACCAATGTAAAATATTGGATtggttttatttacttttatgtATAATTTACACTTCTTTTTGTTTGAACCTTATCTCATTTATTTCGAATAACACGCAATTAATAGATCGAGGCAAACATGGTATGATGTGAAAATATTGTGGAAGGTTTAAAAATAGTAAATCGAAATCAGTCACAATTATTAATTACCATGAAAAGTCAACTGTTTCGCGATAAGCTATTACAGACATGAAAGAGACGAGTACCATCTCTAATTGACTGGTTTACGAATTCACAAGTATTGGAACAGATAATATACCTAAATTACcaggaaatcagaaaaaattaaagAGAAATTCATCCTGGGAAATCGTAAACCAGAACACAGTGGTATGTATTGTCACATTTCatcctaaaaattaaaatgtttgtagGATCTGATTGGGTATTGTTTGATCTTAATCACGAACTGatgagattaaaaaaaattatatctggtCGTATTGTATGGTAGTCTTCTTGTCAACAAAcaatataaattattaatatgTTGCACTTCCTTCCTTGTCCGTCCCATCTACAGATGTTTTAGCAGTTCTAAGCAAACAGTCCGCAATTTTGGAACAGCATACATACTGCTGAGAAGTCCGCAGTGATccgagtaaaattataaattcactCCGGTCTATCTGACAAGAGAATTACTGTTGCAGGGAGCCTAAAACCTAAAACATTTGCATAGTAAGCATTGGACCCCTAAAAACTTctaacattaaaaaaacaataaagaatTAATAGTCCTTTTTAATATATGGAatcttaattttcattttagttaaatttttttaattaccaaAATGTGGTTAGCAGAAATTTGTCGTGGCCCCAAAATCTAACGTgccaaaatctaaagaaatgaagTCTTCATTAAGCTTCATTTACATTCGATTTGAACGCGTCGGGAGTGTTTTCGTttcgtttaattaaataaaattaatttaaatttaaatcaattttcatGAAGCGATTTTGCGTGGTTTGTAAAGCCACTATGGGTGGAAGAGCTACATTGGTCAGAacgtttgttttgttattattgtatTTTTGCAGTGTTAGTGTTCACGCGggtgtttttaatattattgacgatcgtatacaaaaaatatataatttataacgAAAACTGAAAGTGATCGCGATATTTGACTAAATGACTTCAATACTCCGTACTGGGTCGGTTGCgaacaactaattttttatacGATAGCGGTCAGATGAGGCCGTATAAAACTATCAAACTCAAAATATGGAATCAGAAACACGTCCGTATATGTTATTGTgttgtttttcgtgcgaaaaaggagcaactgcagtttatgggcccctcatcgaattacttaaaattaatatatgttgtgtCATTCGGTGAGCTGATTCCAACAAAGTGACCCATACCCGGGGGAAGTACCCGGGACTTGAGATATAGCCCTCCAAAgggtcaataaaaacttgatatatctcttttgacaaacttggtatcatatgaaagcttattcaatgcacttttatacgcaaaaaatatttaatttagtttgggagatataaataaaaaaagaaaatttggagcaactgcagtttatgggcccctcatcgaattacataaaattaataatgtgtgtgaagataaattcgaatttaaaattgcgGCAGAGGACGtagtcgagacacaaaccagcaccttcaatgtaattttaaattcgaatttacttttacaaatatatcatttttttgaaaacgcttagaatttttaaatgaaattttatagaattcgtTAAAGACGGCCCTGAATATCcttaatttgaacaaatttcatcacaaaaataacttagaaaccggcaaaattaaaattttgtttaacaaaaaagggACCATTGTGCGAAAActgttcggggttccaaaacgaaactaccaccattggataggggttagtgcaccctattcaaattcgaaataatttcataagaaaagtatttcagaaagcggaaaattgaa
Encoded here:
- the LOC142238245 gene encoding cathepsin B-like → MRWWHILCLFVVVQLALAADEDILSDKFIEIVRSKAKTWTVGRNFHESVPLAHIHRLMGVHPDAHKFALPDKKLVLGLDAVEGAGEDLPEEFDSRTNWPNCPTIKEIRDQGSCGSCWAFGAVEAMSDRVCIHSNGKVNFHFSADDLVSCCHTCGFGCNGGFPGATWSYWTRKGIVSGGAFGSNQGCRPYEIAPCEHHVNGTRPPCDGEHGKTPHCQHQCQSSYKVNYEKDKHFGAKAYSVGRNVQDIQREIMTNGPVEGAFTVYEDLILYKDGVYQHVHGKELGGHAIRILGWGVQKPQGGTPYWLIANSWNTDWGNNGFFKILRGEDHCGIESSISAGLPKI